From a single Candidatus Tumulicola sp. genomic region:
- the mazG gene encoding nucleoside triphosphate pyrophosphohydrolase, with protein sequence MPTLAIVGLGPSDASLLTLGALRRLSAAPRVVLCGAPPALAEHLKSKGVPVEDTPFDGGALLRGVPEAVEAAVDYAAEGDAALGVPGHPMLDFPGLPHLLRALDERQILIELIPGMPRAALSAAAASPLLPLPPVDIHHTWDELVEIMTRLRACCPWDREQTHQTLLPYLIEEAHEVVEAVDETDPKKLCEELGDLLLQIVFHAQIAAEKGQFTVADVINALSNKMIRRHPHVFGDASISTSQEQMKSWELIKTQEAAMKHRESLLDGIPKSLPSLLSSQRLQEKAATVGFDWPKTDGVVEKVAEELHELDTAVESGESAHIREELGDVLFTIVNLSRRLGVDSEAALRGANVKFRERFAEMERMAGGGATALAGRSLEDLDVLWKRAKDHAAGQVP encoded by the coding sequence ATGCCCACGCTGGCCATCGTCGGTCTCGGGCCGAGCGACGCAAGTCTGTTGACGCTCGGTGCGCTGCGGCGGCTATCGGCCGCGCCGCGCGTCGTGCTGTGCGGCGCGCCGCCCGCGCTTGCCGAACATCTCAAGAGCAAAGGCGTGCCGGTCGAGGACACGCCCTTCGACGGCGGCGCGCTCCTGCGAGGCGTGCCCGAGGCGGTGGAGGCTGCAGTCGACTACGCCGCCGAGGGCGATGCGGCGCTCGGCGTCCCCGGCCATCCGATGCTCGATTTTCCCGGCCTCCCACACCTGCTGCGGGCGCTCGACGAGCGGCAGATCCTGATCGAGCTCATCCCCGGCATGCCACGCGCGGCGCTCTCCGCAGCCGCGGCGTCGCCGCTTTTGCCGTTGCCGCCGGTCGACATCCACCACACCTGGGATGAACTGGTCGAGATCATGACCCGGCTGCGCGCGTGCTGCCCGTGGGATCGCGAACAGACGCACCAGACGCTATTGCCGTACCTCATCGAAGAAGCGCACGAAGTGGTCGAGGCGGTCGATGAGACCGACCCTAAAAAACTCTGCGAGGAACTGGGCGACCTTCTTCTCCAGATCGTCTTTCACGCGCAGATCGCGGCCGAGAAAGGTCAATTCACGGTGGCCGACGTCATCAACGCGCTGTCGAACAAGATGATCCGGCGTCATCCGCACGTGTTCGGCGACGCGAGCATCTCGACGTCGCAAGAACAGATGAAGTCGTGGGAGCTGATCAAGACGCAAGAGGCGGCCATGAAGCACCGCGAGTCGCTCCTCGACGGCATCCCTAAGAGTCTGCCGTCGCTGCTCAGCTCGCAGCGGCTGCAGGAAAAGGCGGCCACGGTCGGCTTCGATTGGCCGAAGACCGACGGCGTGGTCGAGAAGGTGGCTGAAGAGCTGCACGAGTTGGACACCGCGGTGGAAAGCGGCGAATCCGCGCACATCCGCGAAGAGTTGGGAGACGTGCTCTTCACCATCGTCAATTTGAGCCGGCGGCTAGGCGTCGACTCAGAAGCCGCGCTGCGCGGCGCCAACGTCAAGTTCCGCGAGCGCTTTGCTGAGATGGAGCGCATGGCAGGCGGCGGCGCCACGGCACTGGCCGGTCGCAGCCTCGAAGACCTCGACGTGCTGTGGAAGCGCGCGAAGGATCATGCGGCTGGACAAGTTCCTTAA
- a CDS encoding RNA-binding S4 domain-containing protein: protein MRLDKFLKVSRLAKRRTEAKEALDARRIECGDRPVKASHQVKVGDELLIHYASRDVRVRIEAVPERPGARVRAESLYTLLSDVKPGLKPRHYTTDVKSGGPGETRNS from the coding sequence ATGCGGCTGGACAAGTTCCTTAAAGTCTCGCGCCTCGCGAAGCGGCGCACCGAAGCGAAAGAGGCGCTGGACGCCCGGCGCATCGAGTGCGGCGACCGGCCGGTGAAGGCGTCGCATCAGGTGAAGGTAGGCGACGAATTGCTCATCCATTACGCATCGCGCGACGTGAGGGTGCGCATCGAGGCGGTGCCGGAGCGGCCGGGCGCGCGCGTGCGTGCCGAGTCGCTCTATACGCTCTTGTCCGACGTCAAACCGGGGCTAAAGCCCCGGCACTACACAACGGACGTCAAAAGCGGCGGTCCCGGCGAAACCCGGAATTCGTGA
- a CDS encoding glycosyltransferase yields the protein MLARPLFIGMFTDSYLPEINGVVTSIVGTARALRRRGHRVIVVAPAHEDASESDDVFRLRSAPFPFYPQFRMAFPLPAKLVATLPRMPFDVVHVHSMFFIGCLGAYLAQFRKAPLFFTYHTRWTEYAHYLPQHQGLTRAQAVWVSREFSNRCDGVIAPTAGIRDLLLSYGVERPIDIISTGVDLESFEGTNDATVARVRAKGTPLALFVGRLGKEKNVDLVLDAFAIAAARIPGARLIIVGGGPHEAVLREHAAALPCADRIEFTGLLDQTTLGAYYRAADAFVFGSTTETQGLVLLEAMAHGVPVVATDCPVSREVVSGDAGTLVPPHATAFGAALFALLAAGEAERARRCTAAKAAAAPHSVDALTALLERRYFDLAPRRAAAT from the coding sequence ATGCTCGCGCGCCCGCTTTTCATCGGCATGTTCACCGACTCGTATCTGCCCGAGATCAACGGCGTGGTGACGTCGATCGTGGGCACTGCGCGCGCCCTGCGCCGCCGAGGACACCGTGTGATCGTGGTGGCGCCGGCGCACGAGGATGCTTCCGAAAGCGACGATGTTTTCCGCCTGCGCTCAGCGCCGTTCCCTTTCTATCCTCAGTTCCGCATGGCGTTTCCGCTGCCCGCGAAGTTGGTCGCTACGCTGCCGCGCATGCCGTTCGACGTCGTCCACGTGCACTCGATGTTCTTCATCGGATGTTTGGGCGCATATCTCGCCCAGTTCCGCAAGGCGCCGCTCTTCTTCACCTATCACACGCGCTGGACCGAGTACGCGCACTACCTGCCGCAGCATCAAGGCCTCACGCGCGCCCAAGCGGTGTGGGTCTCGCGCGAGTTCTCCAACCGCTGCGACGGCGTGATCGCCCCCACCGCGGGCATCCGCGATCTGCTGCTCTCCTACGGCGTCGAGCGCCCGATCGACATCATCTCGACCGGGGTCGATCTGGAATCGTTCGAAGGCACGAACGATGCAACCGTCGCGCGCGTTCGTGCTAAGGGCACGCCGCTCGCGCTGTTCGTCGGCCGGCTCGGCAAGGAGAAAAACGTCGATCTGGTGCTCGATGCCTTCGCCATTGCGGCGGCGCGCATTCCCGGCGCGCGCTTGATCATCGTCGGCGGCGGACCGCATGAGGCGGTGTTGCGCGAGCACGCCGCAGCGCTGCCGTGCGCCGATCGCATCGAGTTCACCGGACTCCTCGATCAGACGACGCTCGGCGCATACTACCGCGCGGCCGACGCGTTCGTCTTCGGATCAACGACGGAGACGCAAGGGCTGGTGCTGCTCGAAGCCATGGCGCACGGCGTGCCCGTGGTCGCGACGGACTGCCCGGTCTCGCGCGAGGTCGTGAGCGGAGATGCCGGCACGTTGGTCCCACCGCACGCGACCGCCTTCGGCGCGGCGCTCTTCGCTTTGCTCGCCGCCGGCGAGGCTGAGCGCGCCCGGCGCTGCACCGCAGCTAAGGCCGCTGCCGCGCCGCACTCGGTCGATGCGCTCACCGCCCTGCTCGAACGCCGCTACTTCGATCTCGCGCCGCGGCGCGCGGCAGCGACGTAG
- a CDS encoding GNAT family N-acetyltransferase, producing the protein MSLILRAPAPGDFDAWSSMYGAYARAVQLPVTDPIARVVWEWIMHGTHRVECLLAEREGSAVGFAIFRPFPRTLDGNEACYLDDLYVREEFRGSGVVRALLGKLAEITRARGWSHIRWVTTPDNLRARGLYDKVAVKTDLITYRIDVER; encoded by the coding sequence GTGTCGCTGATCCTGCGCGCGCCCGCTCCCGGCGATTTCGACGCGTGGAGTTCGATGTACGGCGCCTACGCGCGCGCCGTGCAGCTCCCCGTCACCGACCCGATCGCCCGCGTCGTCTGGGAATGGATCATGCACGGCACGCACCGGGTCGAATGTCTGCTCGCCGAGCGCGAAGGCAGCGCGGTCGGCTTTGCGATCTTCCGGCCCTTCCCACGCACGCTCGATGGCAACGAGGCCTGTTATCTCGACGACCTGTACGTGCGCGAGGAATTCCGCGGCAGCGGCGTGGTCCGCGCATTGCTCGGCAAGCTGGCGGAGATCACACGCGCGCGCGGTTGGAGCCACATCCGCTGGGTCACCACGCCGGACAATCTTCGCGCGCGCGGCCTCTACGATAAGGTGGCGGTGAAGACGGATCTGATCACCTACCGCATCGACGTCGAAAGATGA
- the whiA gene encoding DNA-binding protein WhiA: MFSGDAKDEIAAVRFERPCCPMSFLRALARFSGGGPSRIVVTERSAVARAALRAARSAGLDLHASHTTSARFRAHAQIVVGGVTPSADHNSEPSRLCCRRAWLRGAFLACGSVTDPHRDYHLEFFCRRDDDARALARALASLGVDAGVTRRRGRPLVYVKGASSVAELLGHLGAARAVLELEDLLARRSTKNAIRRRVNSEAANAARAATSSARQLDVALRVVRRLGLQRLSAAVREAARLRIAYPDRTLAELAKRARPPVTKASMAYRFRALAQIAGKRVQALRV; this comes from the coding sequence ATGTTCTCCGGTGACGCTAAGGACGAGATCGCCGCGGTGCGGTTCGAACGGCCGTGCTGCCCGATGTCGTTCTTGCGCGCGCTGGCGCGCTTCTCCGGCGGGGGCCCATCGCGCATCGTCGTAACCGAACGCAGCGCGGTGGCGCGCGCGGCGCTGCGCGCGGCCCGCTCGGCCGGTCTCGATCTGCACGCATCGCATACGACCAGCGCGCGCTTCCGCGCGCACGCCCAAATCGTCGTCGGCGGCGTGACGCCTTCCGCAGACCACAATTCGGAGCCGTCGCGTCTCTGCTGCCGGCGAGCCTGGCTTCGCGGAGCGTTTCTCGCGTGCGGTTCCGTCACCGATCCGCATCGCGACTATCATCTGGAGTTTTTCTGCCGGCGCGATGATGATGCGCGCGCGCTAGCGAGAGCGCTTGCATCCCTCGGCGTCGACGCCGGCGTGACCCGTCGCCGCGGACGACCTCTCGTGTACGTGAAGGGAGCCTCAAGCGTCGCCGAACTGCTCGGACACTTGGGCGCCGCGCGCGCGGTGCTCGAGCTGGAGGATCTTCTGGCGCGGCGTTCGACCAAGAACGCCATCCGGCGGCGTGTGAACAGCGAGGCGGCTAATGCGGCGCGCGCCGCGACGTCAAGCGCGAGACAGCTCGACGTCGCGCTGCGCGTCGTGCGCCGGCTCGGCCTGCAGCGCTTGAGCGCCGCGGTGCGAGAGGCCGCGCGCTTGCGGATCGCTTACCCGGATCGCACGCTCGCCGAGCTCGCGAAAAGAGCCCGACCGCCGGTCACCAAGGCGAGCATGGCCTATCGGTTCCGCGCGCTCGCGCAGATCGCCGGAAAGAGAGTCCAGGCTCTGCGCGTTTGA
- the gap gene encoding type I glyceraldehyde-3-phosphate dehydrogenase has translation MNSRVAINGFGRIGRQSLRALIERHPAIEIVAVNDLTDTKTAAHLFRFDSTYGRYPGTVTHDEGRITVDGRNIKYLAERDPARLPWKDLGIDLVIESTGFFTDATKAKAHRDAGAKRVIISAPAKNEDITIVLGVNDDKYDPDKHNIISNASCTTNCLAPPVKILQDELGILKGTMTTIHSYTTDQRLLDYPHEDLRRARAAALNIIPTSTGAAKALHLVVPEVKGKMDGFSLRVPTPTVSIVDLVALVEKPTTKDALNALFRTYESGRMKGILGVTDEPLVSTDFKGDSRSSIVDSLSTTVIGETLVKVVAWYDNEWGYSCRIADLVKFVLEKEPVAAR, from the coding sequence GTGAACTCCCGCGTCGCCATCAACGGCTTCGGGCGCATCGGCCGGCAGAGCTTGCGCGCCCTGATCGAGCGTCACCCGGCGATCGAAATCGTCGCGGTCAACGATCTGACCGACACGAAAACCGCAGCGCATCTGTTCCGCTTCGATTCGACCTATGGCAGATATCCAGGCACCGTGACGCACGACGAGGGCCGGATCACCGTCGATGGCCGGAACATCAAGTACCTCGCCGAACGCGACCCCGCGCGCTTGCCATGGAAAGACTTAGGCATCGACCTCGTCATCGAATCGACCGGCTTCTTCACCGACGCGACTAAGGCGAAGGCGCATCGCGACGCCGGCGCAAAGCGCGTCATCATCTCGGCGCCAGCCAAGAATGAGGACATCACGATCGTGCTGGGCGTCAACGACGACAAGTACGATCCGGATAAGCACAACATCATCTCCAACGCGTCGTGCACGACCAACTGCTTGGCGCCCCCGGTGAAGATCCTCCAGGACGAGCTCGGCATCCTCAAGGGCACGATGACCACGATCCACTCCTACACCACTGACCAGCGCCTCCTCGATTATCCGCATGAGGATCTGCGCCGCGCCCGCGCGGCTGCGCTCAACATCATCCCGACCTCGACCGGCGCCGCCAAGGCGCTGCACTTGGTCGTGCCCGAGGTCAAGGGCAAGATGGACGGCTTCTCCCTGCGCGTGCCGACGCCGACCGTTTCTATCGTCGACCTGGTAGCGCTCGTCGAGAAGCCGACCACCAAGGATGCGCTCAACGCGCTGTTCCGCACGTACGAATCCGGACGCATGAAAGGCATTCTCGGGGTCACCGACGAGCCGCTCGTCTCCACCGACTTCAAAGGCGATTCGCGCTCTTCGATCGTGGATAGCTTGTCCACCACGGTCATCGGCGAGACGCTGGTCAAAGTCGTCGCGTGGTACGACAACGAGTGGGGCTACTCGTGCCGCATCGCCGACCTCGTGAAGTTCGTGCTCGAGAAAGAGCCGGTCGCGGCGCGCTAG
- a CDS encoding phosphoglycerate kinase, with protein sequence MRGISELDVRGKRILVREDLNVPLADGAVADDTRIAAAVPTLRNLCERGARVIVMSHLDRPDGKVVESLRMAPVARALSKALGVEVKTVPDCIGPLAQAAAAALQDGDVLLLENLRFHPEEEKNDPQFARELASLGDAYVNDAFGTAHRAHASTVGVTQYLPSYMGPLLERELDVLDSILQHPARPFVAVLGGAKISDKLGVVTRLMELCDSLVFGGGMANTLLAAQGFDVGKSLRDADLEPAKAIVRTIEHEAAKVDVHLPDDAVVAKELSAEADSRFADVDQIRADEMILDIGPTTAEHYRGVILGAKTVLWNGPMGVFEFDAFAAGTEAVGQAIVDSGAVSVVGGGDSAAAAHKLGFADKMTHISTGGGATLEYIEGKELPGVAALRSSTRA encoded by the coding sequence ATGCGGGGCATTTCGGAGCTCGACGTCCGCGGCAAGCGCATCCTGGTCCGCGAAGATCTCAACGTGCCGCTCGCAGACGGCGCCGTGGCCGACGACACGCGCATCGCCGCGGCCGTGCCCACGCTGCGCAACTTGTGCGAGCGCGGCGCCCGCGTGATTGTGATGTCGCATCTAGACCGCCCAGATGGCAAGGTCGTTGAGTCGCTGCGCATGGCGCCGGTCGCGCGCGCACTTTCCAAAGCGCTCGGGGTCGAAGTGAAAACCGTCCCCGATTGCATCGGACCGCTGGCGCAAGCGGCCGCTGCCGCGCTGCAAGACGGCGACGTCCTGTTGCTCGAGAACTTGCGCTTCCATCCCGAGGAAGAGAAGAACGATCCGCAGTTCGCACGGGAACTGGCATCGCTCGGCGACGCCTACGTCAACGACGCGTTCGGCACGGCGCACCGCGCGCACGCCTCCACGGTCGGCGTCACCCAATATCTTCCTTCCTATATGGGCCCGCTGCTCGAGCGCGAGCTCGACGTGCTCGACAGCATCCTGCAGCATCCCGCTCGCCCGTTCGTCGCGGTGCTGGGCGGGGCGAAGATCTCGGACAAGCTCGGAGTCGTCACCCGGCTGATGGAGCTGTGCGATTCTTTGGTGTTCGGCGGCGGCATGGCCAATACGCTGTTGGCGGCGCAAGGGTTCGACGTCGGAAAATCTCTGCGCGACGCCGATCTCGAGCCGGCCAAAGCCATCGTCCGCACAATCGAGCACGAGGCAGCAAAGGTGGACGTCCATCTGCCCGACGACGCGGTGGTGGCCAAGGAGTTGTCGGCCGAGGCGGACTCTCGCTTCGCGGACGTGGACCAGATCCGCGCGGACGAGATGATCCTCGACATCGGCCCGACGACGGCGGAGCACTATCGCGGCGTCATCCTCGGCGCCAAGACGGTGCTGTGGAACGGGCCGATGGGCGTGTTCGAATTCGACGCGTTCGCCGCGGGCACCGAGGCGGTGGGGCAGGCGATCGTCGATTCGGGAGCGGTGTCGGTCGTCGGCGGGGGCGACTCGGCCGCGGCGGCCCACAAACTCGGTTTCGCCGACAAGATGACGCATATCTCGACCGGGGGCGGCGCCACGCTCGAGTACATCGAGGGCAAAGAACTGCCCGGCGTGGCTGCCCTGCGGAGTTCCACTCGCGCGTGA
- the tpiA gene encoding triose-phosphate isomerase, which produces MSRGPFFAANWKMYLDPETARDYARVFLPLAEGLGEEADIALCAPFVCLETLAEELEDSDNISLGAQNCYWEPKGAFTGEVSARMLHQLVDYCIVGHSERRRLFGETDEMVARKISALLTQEITPIVCVGETLEENQAGRTVERVNAQIAAGLGHLSDKQRASIVIAYEPIWAIGTGLADTPESANATIDVIRHAAGGLADAVILYGGSMKPENAEALCRQKNIDGGLVGSASLDPRAFAQLVGNGLKGVDAR; this is translated from the coding sequence GTGAGTCGAGGGCCGTTCTTCGCCGCGAACTGGAAGATGTATCTGGATCCCGAGACCGCGCGGGACTACGCCCGCGTGTTCCTGCCGCTCGCGGAGGGATTGGGCGAAGAGGCGGACATCGCGTTGTGCGCGCCGTTCGTGTGTCTTGAGACGCTCGCCGAGGAGTTGGAGGATTCCGATAATATAAGCCTCGGCGCGCAGAATTGCTACTGGGAGCCCAAGGGTGCGTTCACCGGCGAGGTCAGCGCGCGCATGCTGCATCAGCTCGTGGACTACTGCATCGTCGGACACTCCGAGCGGCGGCGCCTGTTCGGCGAGACCGACGAGATGGTGGCGCGCAAGATCTCAGCGCTGCTGACGCAGGAGATCACCCCAATCGTATGCGTGGGCGAGACGCTCGAGGAGAATCAGGCCGGACGGACGGTGGAGCGCGTCAACGCGCAGATCGCCGCGGGCCTTGGACACCTGTCGGACAAGCAGCGCGCTTCCATCGTCATCGCATACGAGCCGATCTGGGCGATCGGCACCGGGTTAGCGGATACGCCGGAATCGGCCAACGCCACGATCGACGTGATTCGACATGCCGCAGGCGGGCTGGCCGATGCGGTGATCCTCTACGGCGGGTCGATGAAGCCGGAAAACGCCGAGGCGCTGTGCCGGCAGAAGAACATCGACGGCGGACTGGTCGGTTCGGCCAGTTTGGATCCGCGGGCGTTTGCGCAGTTGGTCGGCAACGGCCTGAAGGGCGTCGATGCCCGCTAA
- the gpmI gene encoding 2,3-bisphosphoglycerate-independent phosphoglycerate mutase, whose protein sequence is MPAKVVLCILDGFGITKETRGNAIAAARMPNYRRIAAAYPYTEIGAGGEAVGLPAGQQGNSEVGHLNLGAGRVVYQSITRIDHAIDTGAFFTNPVLVDLLAQVKRTSGTLHVMGLVSPGGVHSSLKHLYAVLDAARSAGVRVRVAAFLDGRDTPPRSAGAYLAEVEAKCRELPDAAISLVCGRFYAMDRDKRWERTQVAYDALVSGKALAAASATKALADAYARDESDEFVKPTIIGAPAPLVKDGDGCFFFNFRPDRARQLTRAFSQPDFAEFPVKRFNDFVFAIMTLYDETFKNPVMFGRVFETHTLGEVVSDAGLAQLRLAETEKYAHVTYFFSGGREEPFPLEDRVLVPSARDVGTYDRLPAMRAREITAKAVEAIASRSYALIVMNLANPDMVGHTGKWDAIIEGLEVVDGCLSRIERAVLDAGSIMLVTADHGNAEAKIDFATGQELTAHTANPVPLILVSKDGRRGLDGGGKLCDVAPTICALMDLKQPAEMTCRSLLKP, encoded by the coding sequence ATGCCCGCTAAAGTCGTCCTGTGCATTCTCGACGGCTTCGGCATAACCAAGGAGACTCGCGGCAATGCGATCGCTGCTGCGCGCATGCCCAACTATCGACGCATCGCTGCCGCGTATCCGTACACGGAGATCGGCGCGGGCGGCGAAGCGGTGGGGCTGCCTGCGGGCCAGCAAGGCAATAGCGAAGTAGGACATCTGAATCTGGGCGCGGGGCGCGTGGTCTATCAGAGCATCACGCGCATCGATCACGCCATCGACACGGGGGCCTTCTTCACCAATCCCGTGCTGGTCGATCTGCTGGCGCAGGTGAAGCGCACGAGCGGGACCCTGCACGTCATGGGGCTGGTGTCGCCCGGCGGCGTGCACTCGTCGCTCAAGCATCTATATGCGGTGCTCGACGCGGCCAGGTCCGCCGGCGTGCGCGTGCGCGTCGCTGCGTTTTTGGACGGCCGTGACACGCCGCCGCGCAGCGCCGGCGCATACCTTGCAGAGGTCGAGGCCAAGTGCCGCGAGTTGCCGGACGCGGCGATCTCGCTCGTCTGCGGGCGCTTCTACGCGATGGATCGCGACAAGCGTTGGGAGCGAACGCAGGTGGCGTACGACGCGTTGGTCAGCGGCAAAGCGCTGGCTGCGGCAAGCGCAACGAAAGCTTTGGCGGACGCCTATGCGCGCGACGAGTCCGATGAATTCGTCAAACCGACCATCATCGGCGCGCCCGCGCCGCTCGTCAAGGACGGCGACGGCTGCTTCTTCTTCAACTTCCGGCCGGATCGCGCGCGCCAGTTGACGCGCGCGTTCTCACAGCCGGATTTCGCGGAGTTTCCGGTCAAGCGTTTCAACGACTTCGTCTTCGCGATCATGACGCTCTACGACGAGACCTTTAAGAACCCCGTGATGTTCGGGCGCGTCTTCGAGACCCACACGTTGGGCGAAGTGGTCAGCGACGCGGGCTTGGCGCAGCTGCGCTTGGCCGAGACGGAGAAGTACGCGCACGTGACCTATTTCTTCAGCGGCGGGCGCGAAGAGCCGTTTCCGCTGGAGGACCGAGTCCTCGTGCCATCGGCTCGCGACGTCGGCACCTACGATCGTCTGCCCGCCATGCGCGCGCGCGAGATCACGGCGAAAGCTGTTGAGGCCATCGCGTCGCGGAGCTACGCGCTCATCGTCATGAATCTCGCGAATCCCGATATGGTCGGTCACACCGGCAAGTGGGACGCCATCATCGAGGGGCTCGAGGTGGTCGATGGGTGCCTCAGCCGGATCGAACGCGCAGTGCTCGATGCAGGGTCGATCATGCTGGTCACGGCGGACCACGGCAACGCGGAAGCCAAAATCGATTTTGCGACCGGCCAAGAGCTGACCGCGCATACCGCCAACCCGGTGCCGCTCATCCTGGTTTCGAAAGACGGACGCCGCGGGCTTGACGGCGGGGGAAAGTTGTGCGACGTCGCGCCCACGATCTGCGCACTCATGGACCTCAAACAGCCGGCAGAGATGACCTGCCGCTCGCTCCTAAAACCTTGA
- a CDS encoding SHOCT domain-containing protein, with the protein MIVLRLMGWLFLIIGLVILGLMLNSDIQYAVSGHAAGCGFLHGHCLPGQRANLYTFTFIGALFAIIGWVFVAIDKAMLNAAQHREHLLHFGTQGQATITDVQDTGVTINNSPRLRVTARIEAQGEAPFEVSKAMLFSRVAFPRIGEVWSVRFDPNNHQDFTFAPTQSFVTAPDATNAPPQQNVANTVSAAISLRFALGDPALKDRLRQAHSAEEAREILRSVLGPQVDAMKIGFQSKDSATAGAGAAPNAMDIVGQLERLTILRDKGALTPEEFETEKRKILGET; encoded by the coding sequence ATGATCGTTCTGCGCCTGATGGGATGGCTGTTCCTCATCATCGGTCTCGTCATCCTCGGCCTCATGCTGAACTCGGACATCCAGTACGCGGTGAGCGGACACGCCGCCGGCTGCGGATTCTTGCACGGCCACTGTCTACCCGGCCAGCGCGCCAATCTTTACACGTTCACGTTCATCGGCGCGCTCTTCGCGATCATCGGCTGGGTGTTCGTAGCCATCGACAAAGCGATGCTCAACGCCGCGCAGCACCGCGAGCATCTGCTGCATTTCGGCACGCAGGGCCAGGCGACGATCACCGACGTCCAAGACACGGGCGTCACCATCAACAATAGCCCTCGCCTGCGCGTCACCGCGCGTATCGAAGCGCAAGGCGAAGCGCCGTTTGAAGTCAGCAAAGCGATGCTGTTCTCGCGCGTCGCCTTTCCTCGCATCGGCGAAGTATGGAGCGTGCGCTTCGATCCCAACAACCATCAGGATTTCACCTTCGCACCGACCCAATCGTTCGTGACCGCGCCTGACGCGACGAACGCACCGCCGCAGCAAAATGTGGCCAACACGGTCAGCGCCGCGATCTCGCTGCGCTTCGCGCTCGGGGATCCCGCGCTCAAGGATCGCTTGCGGCAGGCGCACAGCGCGGAAGAAGCGCGCGAGATCCTGCGCTCGGTTCTCGGTCCCCAAGTGGACGCGATGAAGATCGGATTCCAGAGCAAAGATTCGGCGACTGCGGGCGCGGGCGCCGCGCCGAACGCGATGGATATCGTCGGTCAGTTGGAGCGGCTGACCATACTACGGGATAAGGGGGCGCTCACTCCCGAAGAATTCGAGACCGAAAAACGCAAGATCCTCGGCGAAACGTGA
- a CDS encoding RES family NAD+ phosphorylase, which yields MQVWRLVRRPYLADAFIGEGARREGGRWNSLGVPVVYASATLALALLEHLVHAGGIRLPTDTVAIPVDIPARISVERIEAARLPRHWRQDFPIPKELQAMGDAWVKRKISAVMEVPSAIVPSEHNYLLNPAHPDFKLVKIGKAQSFGIDTRLLS from the coding sequence GTGCAGGTCTGGCGCTTGGTCCGCCGGCCCTACCTCGCCGACGCGTTCATCGGGGAGGGGGCGCGGCGCGAAGGCGGTCGCTGGAACAGCCTGGGTGTGCCGGTCGTGTACGCGAGCGCGACGCTGGCCCTCGCTCTGCTGGAGCATCTGGTACACGCGGGCGGCATACGGCTGCCGACCGACACGGTTGCCATTCCGGTCGACATCCCGGCGCGCATCAGCGTGGAGAGAATCGAGGCAGCGCGATTACCGCGGCATTGGCGGCAGGACTTCCCCATTCCAAAGGAACTGCAAGCGATGGGCGACGCATGGGTGAAACGCAAGATCTCGGCCGTCATGGAAGTTCCGAGCGCGATCGTGCCGAGCGAGCATAATTATCTCTTGAACCCGGCGCACCCCGACTTCAAGCTCGTCAAGATCGGGAAAGCGCAGTCTTTCGGCATCGACACGCGGCTGCTCTCGTAG
- a CDS encoding antitoxin Xre-like helix-turn-helix domain-containing protein translates to MAQTKAPAISWLLAGNKAKDLSQAAREGVSPRALERLAETGGLSRQELAGALGVSIRTLDRHKQKGSRLGASESDRAVRLAHVLNHAFDVFGNRESVADWLHGKIRALGHRRPVEFLDTHAGITEVDHILGRIDHGIIG, encoded by the coding sequence ATGGCGCAGACGAAAGCACCGGCAATCTCCTGGCTGCTCGCCGGGAACAAGGCTAAGGATCTGAGCCAAGCGGCCCGCGAAGGGGTGTCTCCTCGCGCGCTCGAGCGGCTGGCGGAAACCGGCGGGCTATCGCGACAGGAACTCGCAGGCGCGCTGGGAGTTTCAATCCGAACCCTCGACCGTCATAAGCAAAAGGGTTCGCGGCTCGGCGCGAGTGAGTCCGATCGGGCCGTGCGCCTCGCGCACGTGCTGAACCACGCGTTCGACGTCTTCGGCAATCGCGAGAGCGTCGCCGATTGGCTCCACGGCAAGATCCGCGCGCTCGGTCATCGGCGCCCGGTCGAGTTCCTCGACACGCATGCCGGCATCACCGAAGTCGACCACATTCTCGGGCGCATCGACCACGGCATCATCGGTTAG